One genomic window of Luteitalea pratensis includes the following:
- the glk gene encoding glucokinase, with protein sequence MLLAGDLGGTKTQLGVFRPTGGRPELLDSREYVTLDYPSLSAMILTFLGATGVRAQEVEVACVGVAGPNIKQVARLTNVPWAIDSREVMATTGIRRAWILNDVEAMAYGVPALRADELKVLQAGEFNADGNACLMAAGTGLGQAILVRQHGRLVPSPSEGGHSDFGPRGSREIALLEFLTSRYGRATYEHIISGKGFINLLRFTSDDRSPLLTEVDEDDLPATISRHGLDGSDPHCVEALQLFVSIYGSAAANLGLQCVATGGVYLGGGIPSRLLPAFDLPFFMDAFRAKPPMTGLVERMPVSIVRNRQTGLLGAAVYAASLIK encoded by the coding sequence ATGTTGCTGGCTGGCGATCTCGGGGGCACCAAGACGCAGCTCGGGGTGTTTCGGCCGACTGGCGGACGCCCGGAATTGCTCGACTCTCGCGAGTACGTGACGCTCGACTATCCGAGCCTCTCGGCGATGATCCTTACGTTCCTCGGCGCCACGGGAGTGCGCGCGCAGGAAGTCGAGGTCGCGTGCGTGGGGGTGGCCGGGCCGAACATCAAGCAGGTGGCCAGGCTCACCAACGTGCCCTGGGCGATCGACAGCCGCGAAGTGATGGCCACGACCGGCATCCGGCGCGCGTGGATCCTCAATGACGTCGAGGCGATGGCCTACGGCGTACCAGCGTTGCGGGCCGACGAGTTGAAGGTCCTGCAGGCAGGCGAGTTCAATGCCGACGGTAACGCCTGCCTGATGGCGGCGGGCACCGGCCTGGGGCAGGCGATTCTCGTGCGTCAGCATGGTCGCCTGGTGCCGTCGCCCTCGGAGGGCGGGCACTCGGACTTCGGTCCGCGCGGGTCGCGAGAGATTGCCCTGCTCGAGTTCCTCACGTCGCGGTACGGCCGCGCGACCTACGAACACATCATCTCGGGCAAGGGGTTCATCAACCTGCTGAGGTTCACGAGCGACGACCGGTCGCCGTTGCTCACCGAGGTGGACGAGGACGATCTGCCGGCGACGATCAGTCGCCACGGACTGGACGGATCCGACCCGCATTGCGTCGAGGCACTTCAGTTGTTCGTGTCCATTTACGGCAGTGCCGCGGCCAACCTCGGGCTGCAATGCGTGGCCACGGGCGGCGTCTACCTCGGTGGCGGCATTCCCTCCAGACTCCTGCCGGCCTTCGACCTCCCCTTCTTCATGGACGCGTTCCGCGCCAAACCCCCGATGACCGGCCTGGTCGAGCGGATGCCCGTCTCGATCGTCCGCAACCGCCAGACCGGCCTCCTCGGCGCCGCCGTCTACGCCGCGTCGCTCATCAAGTAA